CAGGTGCTTGTCGGCCATGAAGTGCTCAGCGGCGGCCCGCTCGAGCATCGTGATTAGCGGGTCGAAGTAGCCCCGCTGGTTGACCAGCACGATCGGCTGCAGGTAGATGCCGAGCCGCTTGAGGGTGATCGCCTCCATCAGCTCCTCGAAGGTGCCGCAGCCGCCCGGCAGGGCGATGGCGGCCGCGCTCCCCTCGAGCATCAGGTGCTTGCGGGTCCGCATGTCCTCGACCACCTGCAGCTCCTCGAGCCGCGAGTGGGCCCACTCGAGCTCGATCATGAACCGCGGGATCACGCCCGTAATCTTGCCGCCCCGCTCGAGCACGCCCTCGGCCAGCTCGCCCATCGAGCCGATCCCGCCCCCGCCGTATACCACGCCAATCCCCGCGTCGGCCAGCACCCGCCCCAACCGCCGCGCGCCCTCCAGGAACGCCGCGTCGCAGGCAGGACTCGAACCGCAGTAAACACAAACACGGGGTGAGGCAGCAGCAGGCATAGGAGCGGCGTCGGACACAACGAGGGGGAACCGTGGGGGGGCGTTGCTGACGCCGATTTAACCACAGAGGGCACAGAGGTCACAGAGGGGGCAACGAAGAAGAAATCCGGCGGGTGCCGGGGGCGCTCCGCAGCAGCGGAAGCCCCCGCGATGTACTAACGCTGACGAGTACCTCTCCGGGGCTTCCCTAGCAGGAGCGCCCCGGGCACCCGCCAATCGACTACGATACGTCGCATGGACTGCCCAATCCGCGAATACTTTGCAAAGACCAACGGCGGCGACTTCTTCGTCGCCGAGCCTATCAATG
This Posidoniimonas polymericola DNA region includes the following protein-coding sequences:
- a CDS encoding LOG family protein is translated as MPAAASPRVCVYCGSSPACDAAFLEGARRLGRVLADAGIGVVYGGGGIGSMGELAEGVLERGGKITGVIPRFMIELEWAHSRLEELQVVEDMRTRKHLMLEGSAAAIALPGGCGTFEELMEAITLKRLGIYLQPIVLVNQRGYFDPLITMLERAAAEHFMADKHLQMWTVVDEPEDAPAAIADAPAWDADARRFANLRDQA